In Haladaptatus sp. QDMS2, a single window of DNA contains:
- a CDS encoding IclR family transcriptional regulator — MDMSETPTGTGTIKSVETAFAIMELLADTQQTGVTDIATTLGLAKSTVHNHLKTMCHLDYVVREGDKYRLSWRFLELGEEIRDNHPKYQLFQRHTENLATHFEERAQFIVEENGRGVYLFRETGRHAVRTDSGVGKRIYLHSTAAGKAILAHMPPERIHEIIDTWGLPAVTPYTIIDEDELFAELKQIRSQGYAFNREENLERLNAVGVPVRDPNDGVLGAMSVSGPSHRFKGQYFEQEIPDFMLGLANEIELNLAYPR, encoded by the coding sequence ATGGACATGTCGGAAACGCCAACAGGGACGGGAACCATCAAATCGGTCGAAACGGCGTTCGCCATCATGGAACTCCTCGCAGACACCCAGCAGACGGGAGTTACGGACATCGCCACTACATTGGGCCTCGCAAAGAGCACGGTGCACAACCACCTCAAGACGATGTGCCATCTCGATTACGTCGTCAGAGAGGGTGACAAGTATCGACTCAGCTGGCGGTTCCTCGAACTGGGCGAGGAGATTCGCGACAACCACCCGAAATACCAGTTGTTCCAGCGCCACACGGAGAACCTCGCGACGCACTTCGAGGAGCGCGCCCAGTTCATCGTCGAGGAGAACGGGCGCGGCGTCTACCTGTTTCGCGAGACCGGTCGCCACGCCGTGCGGACCGACTCCGGCGTCGGCAAACGCATCTATCTCCACTCGACTGCCGCGGGCAAGGCGATTCTTGCCCACATGCCCCCCGAGCGCATCCACGAAATCATCGACACCTGGGGGTTGCCTGCCGTCACTCCCTATACGATTATCGACGAGGACGAACTGTTCGCCGAGTTGAAGCAGATCCGCTCGCAAGGCTACGCGTTCAACCGCGAGGAGAACTTAGAGCGCCTCAACGCGGTCGGCGTCCCCGTTCGAGACCCCAACGACGGCGTCCTCGGGGCGATGAGCGTCTCCGGCCCTTCCCACCGCTTCAAGGGCCAGTACTTCGAACAGGAGATCCCCGACTTCATGCTGGGACTCGCCAACGAAATCGAACTGAATCTGGCGTATCCTCGGTGA